Below is a genomic region from Mus caroli chromosome 13, CAROLI_EIJ_v1.1, whole genome shotgun sequence.
CTACTGTGAAATAGTCTGGCACAGTGCTGCCACATGGACTCCACGACACTGTCCTTCTTTACACTCAAAGCCACTCCTCACCTCAGGCGCCATGAATGCAATTGTCCCCAGTAACTGTCCCTGGAACTCTCCTGCACCGGTTCCTTTTGATGCCAACCTGGCAGCAGCTCCAAAGTCTGCAATTCTCAGCCTCTGACCAGTGCTGTCAATGAGCAGGTTGGCACCTGTCAACAGAGACAGCAAATGACCCTGCGTGTTAGATCAAATGAAGACACGCTGAGAGTCCCAATGAAGCGCTGCTAATGAACTAAGACAACGTAGGTACAGCCACTGCCTCCCAGAAAGCTGCCCCCGCCTTCCTCTGCTCCATCTATGCAAGGGCACACTGGTCTTTCTAGTGTGGGTCTAACCTAAAGCCTCAGAAGGAAAGTCTGAAGATCAAAATCATAAGGCCCATGGAGATAGAGGAATAAGCTTAAAGACCCCATAAAGCCAGGATTCAAAACCCTTTAAACGATGATTTCAGCTAAATCTATCCAGACTTCCAATTTTGGTTCAGTTTACATGTTAAGGCCAAGGCTTGTTGACTGATACTAACATAGGCCAATTCAAAAATATATGCTTATTTTATAATCACAGTTTAATTAAAGTTTGTATCACAACAGCACTTCAAAACATTGTTAAATACTCAAGATATTCACAAAAGAAaatccagccgggcagtggtggcgcacacctttagtcctaacacttgggaggcagaggtgggcagatttctgagttcgaggctagcctggtctacagagtgagttccaggacagtcagggctacacagagaaaccctgtctccaaaaaccaaaaaccaaaaacctaaaaaaaaaaaaaaaaaaaaaaataggttgcctttaataaataaaaatcaaagctgCAAGATCAGGCAGGATTTTCGTAAGTTTATGATACACAAATTATCTAAGAAAAAACCAAGAGCNNNNNNNNNNNNNNNNNNNNNNNNNNNNNNNNNNNNNNNNNNNNNNNNNNNNNNNNNNNNNNNNNNNNNNNNNNNNNNNNNNNNNNNNNNNNNNNNNNNNNNNNNNNNNNNNNNNNNNNNNNNNNNNNNNNNNNNNNNNNNNNNNNNNNNNNNNNNNNNNNNNNNNNNNNNNNNNNNNNNNNNNNNNNNNNNNNNNNNNNNNNNNNNNNNNNNNNNNNNNNNNNNNNNNNNNNNNNNNNNNNNNNNNNNNNNNNNNNNNNNNNNNNNNNNNNNNNNNNNNNNNNNNNNNNNNNNNNNNNNNNNNNNNNNNNNNNNNNNNNNNNNNNNNNNNNNNNNNNNNNNNNNNNNNNNNNNNNNNNNNNNNNNNNNNNNNNNNNNNNNNNNNNNNNNNNNNNNNNNNNNNNNNNNNNNNNNNNNNNNNNNNNNNNNNNNNNNNNNNNNNNNNNNNNNNNNNNNNNNNNNNNNNNNNNNNNNNNNNNNNNNNNNNNNNNNNNttttttatatgtaagtacactgtagctgtNttcagacactccagaagagggcgccagatctcgttgcggatggttgtgagccaccatgtggttgctgggatttgaactctggggtgctcttacccactgagccatctcaccagcccgagccCGGCTTCTTAACGCTCTAGCTTCTCAGGCCGACAAGATGAGCTCGTATGAAATGGTATGCTCATAGCCCGCGTTCAAAGTCCAGCTGATTTCCTCTATCAAAACTGTACACTGTGGCCTCAGCATAGGCCCGCTATCTTAGCCCAACTGATGAGCTTCGGGGTCAGAGAGAGACTGTATCCCAACAAAGGTGGAGAGTGACGGAGGTACACACCGTCTCAGACCTCTGACATCTGCACGCACACGGGCACACTAGTAAGCACATACAAACATGAACTAGAGATGCACTCTCAAACCATACGAGCACTTAACAACTGGCTGGATAACCTAGGCGTCCTAGCTGGAGTCACTGTTACATAGATTATAGAAGTGAACTCCATCTATGTTCAAGAGAGGGAGGTTTAACTTTGTGTCCCGGTGCTGTTTTATCTTCAGTTAAGTTTTCAAATTAAACATGAATTTATTTaggtttgcttatttatttgagacagactctcacctATTATGGCTCAGGCCATACCCCCCTTGGACCAACCACccttctgccttggcctcttgAGTACACTGCCTGCAGGCCCAGGTCCCGCTTAGTaactttatttatattgttaGGAACATTCTTACAGGAACATAATCTATACAATTAGTGATGACTATTAAAGAGAAACATGGGATTTAAACAAGCCAGATtttttttggggaaaaaaaattcttctacaCCAAGCCCTAAAATCACTCTTAAGAAGGGTTGCTGAGCTGGGGACCACAGCTCGGTGCCAGAGAACTTGCCTAGCACGGACAAGGTCTGGGCTCCATTCTaagtacaacaaaacaaaacagcaagatgaaaaattttaatatttactagatttaaaatacagtattttttgTGGATAGCTTTATATTAGGAgtggtttgtttttagagaccTAACGTATTGATAAGTGAGGCATCCGGTCACTTGTGGGCACGCAGGACCCTCTTCAGAGAGCGCACATACCCGCCATCCACTCAATGAACAGGTTGTAGTTGCTCTTCTCGCACGTGGCCCCCAGCATCCTGATGATGTTTGGATGGTTGAGGTGGCCCATCATCCGGATCTCTTCCCTCAACgcttccaccacctcctcctgctcCGAGGATGTGTTTCTGACGTACGTCACCTGTTTCCACAGACACGTTAACGGGGTTTTGAGTTTTACTGCTCTTAAATTTTTGAACCGATCTGATGTAAAACGAACAAATCCAAACTATCTCCCACGTTGGCAGCAAGTGGCATTTACCCTCCTGGATGCCGTGTGCTTTATAAACACAGCAACTCAACATGGAAGACGAGTCAGATAATGCTACACAAGAAGAATATAGCTTAGTGAGCTGTAGATCAGAAAAATGACCTAAGGGGAGTGTGCTGTAGCCAAGACTCTGACTGTACAGAACAGTCAAGAACAAGAAAAGCCAATGACAGAGGAACAACCAGCGTGACTTTAAACTGGGAAGTCATTATTTCTGCACCCTGGTGAGTATGCAAGATCATTAGAGGAGGGGAAAGCACAGACATCGTCACACAGGATCTTACAGTGACCAGCTTCAACTTTTAAAAGGAGTTCATGTTTGTGCCACTTCTGGCAACATCTACCTTGAGTCTGAAGCTTTTCCAAACTGTCAAGTGTGGCTGCAAAACCCTGTATTTCTACCTctaggaaagcagaggcaagagggtcccaagctccaggccagcctgggctacgtgatgCTTCCAAAACCAAACCCACACCTCTAACACCGAAGCCCTAGGATACTGGCACTTCATCCTTTGAGTTCGCAGTTGTACACGCATCATTTCATAATTTGAACAATCTCACCCTGTGCTCCCAATACCAACCTGCTTCACAGCCATTAAAGTTCCAGTCCCCACATCTTGTGCTTGGTAACAGGAAGAAAACGCTCCGAGGCCTATCTGCTGACCTTTCAGCCATTCAGCGTCTTCCCTGTAAGGTTGCTTCGCTTTGGTATGGCCTGGAAGAGTTTCTGGTGTCTGAATAGTAAACAAAGAATCATTTTACTGTTAAAAGAACAAGATTGTATGAGAGAAGACTGAGAAAATACTGTTGTAATTCCCACGCCATGCATGAATCTGACCTCTGAACGGACACTGTTAACAACCAGTTATCAAGTGTGTAAGTGACAGTCATTTCAGAACCGGCCAGAAGTATCTCAGATAGGCTGAGTGCTGCTACTGCAGAGACTCAAAATCATTGCCACTTGATTATGCACAAAACCCACTCACATCTGTCTTCCTAGTAGACGTTAACGTGAGCTTTCCCAGGGCCGTGAAGGTTTTATACTCACATCTTGCTGAAGGATGATAATATCTTCTCCATTTTCCACCTGCAGCTGAGGGACGATGGGGAGGGCATCCTGAGACGCTGACATCGCCATGGCGATCGCTAAAGCCTCCTCTTCTTCAGCTTCCATCTTTTCTTTGCACTTTTGATTATGATTGACGTCATCTTTGTAGGTGTCGTCATTTTCGGCCTTTTCCGGAGAGAGGACGGCGACTTCGGACTTGAAAGTGACTGTTGTGTCACTTGAAGGCATGGATGCTTCAAGAAGGTCCTCGATGCTGGAGTTGAGCTCGGTGTTCACATCTAACCTGCACTTGTCCTCCACTGGCGTGAACACCGTCTCATCGCTGGGTATGACAGCGTTGCCACTGTTGCTGCCGCCGCCAAAGCTGTCATCACACCCGGAAGCACTGCTCAGATCAAGTGTCATGCTACTTTTTGTGGCATCCCCTAGTTTGCTTGTACTGCCCGGGACGGGTCGGGATGGCTTTGGCCTGTGTATGTTACTGGAGGGTGGGGGTCTTGACTGAGTAAAGACTGGGGAGAGTTTGTCTGAGTCTCGATGTTCAGAGCagttcctctggaactgtagaGAAAACTTGCGCTGTGTTTGAGGAGATGCGGAAGGTATTTTGCAGGGAACAAATGCCTGGGGTCTGTGCTTAGAAATATCTGTTACAGAGCCAGCTGGGACAGATGGGGCAGAGGAACAAGGGGCTGATGTTGCTGGGAACATTAACTGAGCATGAGACAAGGGGGAGGAGTTCCAACACTGACTGTGGGGTCTGCCTTTTGTTTGAACCGTTGGCTTTGGTTGTTCCGTTGTTGTTGAGCTGGGAAGTCCTACAGAGACGCCGGCCAGTCTGTCAGAAATGTCCTCCGAGCTGGCACTCAGTCTCGTAGCACTTAACCcttttccagttttctctctATGGACTGTGGGCTCAAGGGAGCTGTTTTCTAGACAGCTGGCGGGGGCCAGCGCCTGCAAGCTGTCCTGTTGCCCATCCACAGTGTCCTCCGCACCCAGCTGGATGACCTCGGCAATTTCTACCTCGTCCGCGATAGCCATCAGACGCCGGCGCATCCTGGTGAAGTGGGTGGAGCCAGAAGCGTTAAGCATGGTTACCAGCTTGGAAAACACGGCGGGCACTGCAGTCACCATCCTGGCAGAGCTCAGATATATCCTCCGAGAGAGCTTGCCGACCATCGAGTGGGAATTGTCAATGGATTGCAAGGCAAAGGCTAAGAGGGAGAGCAGCTTCTTATACCTGGAGGGAAACCGAGGCAGGACACCTTCAATGACTGGAAAAGctcaaatgaacagaaaataatGCACAATTTTCAAAAGGCAATGTGTAGCCTGCCCTTGTACACAGAAACCATTTTGGTATGAAGAACTTGTAAATGTTTAAGTAGCCCCGTCTCCAGGCTTCTATGCTACTCAAATATGAGGGTTATCAGTCTACCACTGCAGGATGTGTGagcaagaaggaagagacaggttCTGGTTTCTACAAGAATTACCTGATTTCGACAGGCTCAGCTTGTGAGACATCGGTACTGACAATGTGAGGATAGAACTCAGCAGGAAATTCCAACAGCAACCTGTCTATAAGACAGAGGCGACCCAGCAGTTCTTGCCAGTTGTTTGATTCAGCTTGGTTTCCAAGGATACAACTTAAGACGTAATCGACACCACCGACCCCGATGGACCCTACAGAAGGAGAGATAAATGGTGGGACAAGAGCATTGTAAAACTCTAAGACGAAACACGAGTAAGTAATGGGAAGGCTCACAGAAACCTTCCGGATTATATTAGTCTCAAGGACTTCTCTTAGATTcatccctacttttttttttttaaagatttatttatttattatatgtaagtacactgtagctgtcttcagacattccagaagagggcaccagatctcgttacggatggttgtgagccaccatgtggttgctgggagttgaactctggaccttcagaagagcagtcgggtgctcttacccactgagccatctcaccagcccacatccCTACTTTTAACACAGCTGATTGAATCAATTTACTAAATTACTTCAACAACAGTCTTAGGAGACATGTTAGgtcaagaaaacaataaattgtGCTCATTATTTTAAAGTAGAAGTAATTACCAGCTTTAAGTATTTCTCTCCCGACCGCCAGCTCTCCTGCTTGGCCCTTGCAGAGTTCCAGCACTGTAGATATGGACAGCTGACTCGTGCGGCTACAAAGAAACGAAAGCAACCTTACCCTCAGATACTGGGTCAACAACTCCCCTGATGAGCTGCAAATGTCATGAAATCTCTCTACAGTGTTTCTTATGTTCTCAATTGTTCAAGCAAATACCCAGGGTAAGCAACCCAGAGTTCCAGAAAATGGGCTATGTAAGACATGCCATCTAAACCAGCCTCAGATTTGAAAAACAAGATTTTCCCTGCGTATTTACAAACTCTCTACAAGGTTAACTTATAACTCAGGCAGAATAGGCACGAGAAGGTGAACAGGGTGGCCGCAGAAGCAAGCAAGGGAGACTGAGCTGCTCTGCCGCTCGAATCGTGCGGATGGAGAGAAGCAATGGCTCGACCCTAGCTCCCAGGGCTTACTAAATCAAAGGGAGCTTTGCTGTCCATGGATGTAAGCGTCATGGCCTACGCTCACGTTCACTGCTACCGCTCTGCGTTTCTCTCAGTTTTGAAGACTACTATGTGAAGATGCGAAACTTGAAAACCAGTTAAAACCTCTTATTACAATAAACTTCCATTAAATTAAAAGTACTGGAAGAGGACCCTTTGCTGGTGGTTCCTATGAGGCGGAGGCAGGTATAACGGTGTAAGTTTACTCCTGGTGGTTCTATATGCCAGCTAGTGTTCCTGTCACTGGGTCTTTGCATGAAGAATGCTTTGAACACAGTACTTTAGATGAACAGGTCCACGCAGTTTGCTAGCCTGGCTGTTACTTGCCATTGGGGTTTCTTTCCTTAGCCCTTACAAGCTTGAGGTCCTATGTTGTCATTTCAGAGTTCATATTACAAAGTGGTGTTCAAAGACTTGCTAACGCGGATGTATCAAGGCCTGAGTGTGAGGTATTCTGAAGCGAGGCCATACCTGTTGGCATCTGCACACTTGACAAGGATAGTGTCTACAACTGGCCGGAGGAGTCTCTGAAGTTTGATTCTTTCTGCCAGACTGTGGCAAGGAGTGTATACCAGCATGGCTCTCAATGTTTTCTGGGGAGAAAAAAACCCTGAAGGTCAGTTTAACCACATTCAAAATGCATCAAAGAAAATGGCCTAAGCTGAGCCAAGCTGGGAAAACAAGTAATAACAGGAATGGATAACTGGGGCTGTTCAAACCAAAGCAGCAGCGAGTGACTTAAACCAGAGTTGGAATCTCTGACATCTCCAAGGCCAGACTTCCTTGGCTCCTCCCAGTTCAACCGGCACAGTTAGTGTTCTAGATGTGAGGGGCTTTGAAGTCACTGAATTCTGACCTAAACTTATACTTGTGGCCGTTCATGCTTCTTAAAAGGGAGATTCACTAGACCTGACTGGTAAATTGTGTTAGAAAAAAAGATTACAAGAGGTAGCTTAAACAGATTAGGTGAGAAATCATGCCAGCGAGACGGTTCAGCGACCACTGGCACTTGTCACTAAACGTGACAGACTTGGGTTTGACctccagaacacacacagacgGAACTACATGGCTTCTGCAAGTGGTCCTCTGATTTTCACATGGGTaccccatccctcttcctctttttcttccttccatcccatctgtatatctatctatccatctatcatctgtctgtctaattTATAAGAATTACTCCCAAGGCAGGTATTCtaagctgaggatggctttgagctCTGGGGGTCACTGGCAGTGCCTGAAGACAAGCTTCGTGTTTTCCCTCTCATGACAGACAGCGATGGGGGTTTAACGCTGCTAGCCGTCTAGTGCTTAGAAGCTGAGGTGCTCAACATCCTACAGCGACAGCAGCTCTGGTGTCCCTGCCCCAGGTCTGCCCAACCACAACACTGCTGAGATTGAGAAACAAGGCTCCAAGATGGGGTCTCCAAATGGCGAAGGTCAAACTAGCCTGTGCATCGCCTTTCTATCATGCTACCCTGCTCCTGGAAGACAAGTGGTTGCGGTCAACTGAGAAAGTCTACATCTACTGCATGTGCCACAGATAGCGCcaactgtcaatttgacagacTCTGGGATTACACATGGCCTGGGCCTCTGCACCCATGTTGGGGACTGTCCTGATTTTCCTAACCTATGTGGTGAGCATCTGAACTGTGGCCAGGATTTGGTTATGTAAGCAGAAGACGCAGAGCCATGTATTAGTGTGGACACACTTGTCTTTCCCTGCTTCTTGACAGGATGCAATGTGGCCAGCTTCCAGAAATTTCTGAGACAGCGGACTATATTTTGGAATTGTGACCCAGAGAACAAACCTCTTTTCTCTGTAAGTTTCTTCTGCTGGGGTGTTTTATCAGTGACAGGGAGGAACTGAGGCATCATGGGGGCCATTTTCCATAAAAAGCCTCTGAATTTTCTCACAATATGAAGACCAACTTAACTGCCGAcgctcccctttctcctttcaagggctggattcatggctTAGCATTACCATACATGCCATCAAGAAGTTTTAACTTGGCCATATGTGATGCAGTCATATAGTCAAGAAAATATATGAACAGCAAGACATTACTACCAGATGGTAGAAAAGCAAACAGTGCATAAGAAATCATGAGTATATCAAGATCAGTAAAGTTATATGAACAGACAAAATGAAATACTGCAATTTCTTAGGAGTATGGGATAAAAAAATTTTGGATTTTTCTAAAGTTAAGGTAGagaagatttgtttttttataactGATATCTacaaaagaccaaagaaagaaaactcataaataaaatatggttaTGGAATAAAATACTTACTAAAGCAGCAACGTACACTTTGTAGACAGGGTCAGCGCAGACTATAGACAGGACACTGCAGCACGCCTCCACCACATCCCCTGAGATGCTGGGCTGGGAGGACCCGCTGGCCGCTCCCGCACTTAAGCTGCCCCCACTGCCGCCTCCAGAGTTTCCAGTGCTCTCCCCGTTTGCCAACAACAGGGCCCCACTAACGTCGTGGGAAAGACGCCTCAGGGCCATTTCCCTTACGTTCCAGTTTCTAGAGAATAAGCAGCCAACGAGCTCCATTCCAAACACCTGAATCAAGCAAACACAACGGGATGAGAAATAAGGGAACCCACGCTGTATTAACAAGTTTCTGATGATTACAGAAAACATGGCCACCTCTCAAGTCTTTACTGTATCTGACAGATACTTGTAATTGTCAATGTTTTCCTAGTGAGGAATTACTATACACACATTCTGTGTGGACACATggatgcacatgtatatgtgtggagggCAGGGGTCAGTTTCAGGAGTTGTTCTCGGGAGGtgtccacttctctctctctctctctttttttctctttggagatGGGCTCTTCTATCAGGCTAACTAGGCCAGGTTGGCTGGCCACTGAGCTGGGATTGCGAGTACATCAACACACCCAGCTTTCTATAGCATGCTGGACACTATACTCAGACTCCCGTTCTTAAATGGCAAACACTTAGTGTAAACAGCAGAACTTAGTGTGGACAGCTGATCGGCATAGCGCACTATAGCCTAGAACTCCTGgactcaagcaatcctcctgtctcagcctcccaagtagcagACTCTGGAGGTCATTTCGTCCATAGTCACAGCCGTCCAaactctgctctctgcctctgctccctttTCTCCACTCACGTCGATGGCCAATAGCATCCAGGGAGAAATGGGGGGTCACACCCTAGTTCCCTGACTGTCAAATTCATGGGACTTAGAAACTTATGGGAATGGCTGTTGAGAGCTTTCCAGATTATGTTAATTGAGGCGGGGGACCTAGCGTAAATGTGCTAAGCACCAGCTTGTGGGCTGAGTGAGGAGAAATAAgctcttctcttctgcttcctgtctatgGATGCAGTGTGACTCTAGCTCCTCCTGTCATGCCTTTCCCCATGGTTAGCTGCATCCCTTCAGTTGTAAGTTGAAACACATTCTTCCCTCTATCGTTACTTCTTCCAGGTAATTGGccacaaaaacaataaaaatcactaAAGCACTGCAGCACTTAGTCTGAAACGCTCATTACTCCAACACTTAGAGCACAACATACCTTCAGACTCAAGTTTGATTGGTAACCATGGGAACTAACACTGAATAACTTCGAGTAAGTTCTAATAACTAGGTAGCTTCATTTTCATAGTTTGCTTTATGCTTAAAAATACTAAAacctgggctggaaagatgactctgcggttaagagcactgactgctcttccaggggtcctgagttcaattcccagcaaccacatggtggctcacaaccatctgtaatgggatccgatgccctcttctggtgtgtctgagggtagctatagtgtactcacatatataaaacaaataaatcttaaaacaaaacactaaaactgagagagaaaaaaagagaaaaactataaagaactccaaatatattcttgattaaaatactttatagagaaggaagcaaaggttttataaaaaaaaaaaggaaaaaaagcaggaaaagcaGTGGTGTGGAGACTTCAAgtcagaatatttttcttaagaGATAAAAGCCACagaaatttatgttatttttggcCTGTAGGAAAAGGTGAAGCAGGTGGGACCAGAAGAGAAAGGTGAGACTAAAGAATGCTTTGTTTAAACTAACAAAGGGCAATGATATAGCAGAGTTGATGTTTGTGTGGCTACAGCATCAGGCCCCAAACCTCCTCTACAGGAGAATTGTAAATGGTATCAACCTCATGACCAATTAGCAAAAAGTAAGCTTAATGTCTAAGATGACGTATATACGTGAAAACTTCTAAATATGAGAGGTAAGTTTAACCCAATTCTGGGCTGGGGAACAAGTTCTGATGTATTTACATGTGTTCTGTTACCAAGAAACTCTAAGGAGAATAAACCAGCAAGACCCTCGAGCTTCCTGCACTGCTTCAGTTAATCAACCTTCCATGATGTCCtaagataaagcaaaacacaGCCGGTGACAGCCTCAAAACAGTGGCATCTAATGGCTGAGAATAGACAAGGAGATGTGCCTCTCCGCAGGATACTGCTCACAAACCAGATGGAAGAATTAAGCTGTGCCTATAAATTCTGTGGATTTTATCAGATTGGTAAGGAGCGGGTGGTTAACAGGAAGAGTACATTTCAAGACCGCAGAAGGAGGAGCCGCGAAGCTGAAAGGCAGCCTTTTTCTATCAGAGCCATTGGATGATTTAAGATGCCTCACAAACAGCCCAGCACCCAGAGCCTGCCAACTAGCCACGTGGTGCTTATCTGACCTCACTCCTATCTCACTATACTATCTACTGGAAGCACTGGCTATAGATCCTACATTTGAAAATAGTACAGTAAGCATTCAAGTGaccatgaaaataatttataagttGGCCAACCAAAACCTAAGTTCACGGAGGATGAAAAACTATTCTGAGGAGGTAAAggcaaccaaaaaacccaaacctgaGAAATCCGAGTCCTCATGTGTCCTCTCACCAAGTGCCCTGCTGTGTACCAGGGTGACACAGAAGGGGGAAACTGGGTTTACACAGCAGGAAACAGGCGCACAGCAGACACACTTGCCAGGAACGGGGATTACACGGGGGGAAGTCAGCTCTGAAGGGCGGCACCTCCCCCCCTTGCACAGCCTCTTACGTATGTTAGGTTAGGAAGAGACACGGGAGATAGGTGAAACTACAAAGGAACTTTAAAGTGTAGGCTGTGCAACgtgaatatagaaaataataaccCAGAAGCCAGATTTAAGGTTTTAGCATGCTAGGAGTCACACAAGGCAAGTGCTTCCCTAAATCAGAAACAGCTGAGGGACGGGGACAAACACGGGACATGGCCAACAGGACTCTCTGGGAATTACATAAAGGGATACCTACCTGAATCCATGGCTCGGCCAAATCTTTGTAAGCGGAAGGAATCTGCTGGGTTCCAAAATGAGTAAGGTTAAAACTGCTCTCCTGATTCCTCCGCTGTGATCCGGCCACGGGCTGCTGCGGGGAggatggctgctggacagctcgCAGGGAGGCGGGGGACTCCACGGGGCTTGATAACTCAtggctaaaatgaaaaataacaaaacttagCTGCAAGATATTAACAGATATAAGTCcccccatttatttattaatttatttattgataactcatggctaaaatgaaaaataacaaaacttagCTGCAAGATATTAACAGATATAagtcccttatttatttatttatttatttattgataactcatggctaaaatgaaaaataacaaaacttagCCGCAAGATATTAACAGATATAAGtcccctcattcattcattcatttattcatttatttattgggacCAGGTTtgctgtagctcaggctagccttgaacccacgatcctcctgcctcagctccaccaagagctgggattacaggtgtgtactaccatgaaGGCCTAGAGgacatcattttaattttttgttgaaCATATACAAATCAGATATTCAAAATTACTACCTGTAGAAGTCATGGGATCTCCACTTAGATCTACAAAGGGGACATATTAGAGGCTCTCTATTTCTTCTACACTCTTCCGCCCctgaaaaatataaaggaaaaatatcatgaaaatgtCAACGTTTAAGTATAAAGTCCTCAGCATTCATGATGGTTAGTGTAAGACGGATATAGAAGGAGCCTCATACACTGCAGTGGAGTCAATCCTGATGCTTGTACAAATGCTACCATCACCCGTGATAACACTGCTGTGCTGAACATCCCTCATAGCATCTTCCCCAGTCCATTCTGTGGCTAGCCTTGCAGACTCACCCTCTGGAAAGCCTGTCCAGGTCTTCCACCCTTTCTGTCCTCACAGCTTCTGGGCTGGGAGCTTTTCAGCCTAT
It encodes:
- the Map3k1 gene encoding mitogen-activated protein kinase kinase kinase 1 isoform X1, whose protein sequence is MAAAAGDRASSSGFPGAAAASPEAGGGGGGGGALQGSGAPAAGAAGLLREPGSAGRERADWRRRQLRKVRSVELDQLPEQPLFLAAAASPPCPSTSPSPEPADAAAGASRFQPAAGPPPPGAASRCGSHSAELAAARDSGARSPAGAEPPSAAAPSGREMENKETLKGLHKMEDRPEERMIREKLKATCMPAWKHEWLERRNRRGPVVVKPIPIKGDGSEMNNLAAEPQGEGQAGSAAPAPKGRRSPSPGSSPSGRTVKPESPGVRRKRVSPVPFQSGRITPPRRAPSPDGFSPYSPEETSRRVNKVMRARLYLLQQIGPNSFLIGGDSPDNKYRVFIGPQNCSCGRGAFCIHLLFVMLRVFQLEPSDPMLWRKTLKNFEVESLFQKYHSRRSSRIKAPSRNTIQKFVSRMSNCHTLSSSSTSTSSSENSIKDEEEQMCPICLLGMLDEESLTVCEDGCRNKLHHHCMSIWAEECRRNREPLICPLCRSKWRSHDFYSHELSSPVESPASLRAVQQPSSPQQPVAGSQRRNQESSFNLTHFGTQQIPSAYKDLAEPWIQVFGMELVGCLFSRNWNVREMALRRLSHDVSGALLLANGESTGNSGGGSGGSLSAGAASGSSQPSISGDVVEACCSVLSIVCADPVYKVYVAALKTLRAMLVYTPCHSLAERIKLQRLLRPVVDTILVKCADANSRTSQLSISTVLELCKGQAGELAVGREILKAGSIGVGGVDYVLSCILGNQAESNNWQELLGRLCLIDRLLLEFPAEFYPHIVSTDVSQAEPVEIRYKKLLSLLAFALQSIDNSHSMVGKLSRRIYLSSARMVTAVPAVFSKLVTMLNASGSTHFTRMRRRLMAIADEVEIAEVIQLGAEDTVDGQQDSLQALAPASCLENSSLEPTVHREKTGKGLSATRLSASSEDISDRLAGVSVGLPSSTTTEQPKPTVQTKGRPHSQCWNSSPLSHAQLMFPATSAPCSSAPSVPAGSVTDISKHRPQAFVPCKIPSASPQTQRKFSLQFQRNCSEHRDSDKLSPVFTQSRPPPSSNIHRPKPSRPVPGSTSKLGDATKSSMTLDLSSASGCDDSFGGGSNSGNAVIPSDETVFTPVEDKCRLDVNTELNSSIEDLLEASMPSSDTTVTFKSEVAVLSPEKAENDDTYKDDVNHNQKCKEKMEAEEEEALAIAMAMSASQDALPIVPQLQVENGEDIIILQQDTPETLPGHTKAKQPYREDAEWLKGQQIGLGAFSSCYQAQDVGTGTLMAVKQVTYVRNTSSEQEEVVEALREEIRMMGHLNHPNIIRMLGATCEKSNYNLFIEWMAGMCAL
- the Map3k1 gene encoding mitogen-activated protein kinase kinase kinase 1 isoform X2 — its product is MENKETLKGLHKMEDRPEERMIREKLKATCMPAWKHEWLERRNRRGPVVVKPIPIKGDGSEMNNLAAEPQGEGQAGSAAPAPKGRRSPSPGSSPSGRTVKPESPGVRRKRVSPVPFQSGRITPPRRAPSPDGFSPYSPEETSRRVNKVMRARLYLLQQIGPNSFLIGGDSPDNKYRVFIGPQNCSCGRGAFCIHLLFVMLRVFQLEPSDPMLWRKTLKNFEVESLFQKYHSRRSSRIKAPSRNTIQKFVSRMSNCHTLSSSSTSTSSSENSIKDEEEQMCPICLLGMLDEESLTVCEDGCRNKLHHHCMSIWAEECRRNREPLICPLCRSKWRSHDFYSHELSSPVESPASLRAVQQPSSPQQPVAGSQRRNQESSFNLTHFGTQQIPSAYKDLAEPWIQVFGMELVGCLFSRNWNVREMALRRLSHDVSGALLLANGESTGNSGGGSGGSLSAGAASGSSQPSISGDVVEACCSVLSIVCADPVYKVYVAALKTLRAMLVYTPCHSLAERIKLQRLLRPVVDTILVKCADANSRTSQLSISTVLELCKGQAGELAVGREILKAGSIGVGGVDYVLSCILGNQAESNNWQELLGRLCLIDRLLLEFPAEFYPHIVSTDVSQAEPVEIRYKKLLSLLAFALQSIDNSHSMVGKLSRRIYLSSARMVTAVPAVFSKLVTMLNASGSTHFTRMRRRLMAIADEVEIAEVIQLGAEDTVDGQQDSLQALAPASCLENSSLEPTVHREKTGKGLSATRLSASSEDISDRLAGVSVGLPSSTTTEQPKPTVQTKGRPHSQCWNSSPLSHAQLMFPATSAPCSSAPSVPAGSVTDISKHRPQAFVPCKIPSASPQTQRKFSLQFQRNCSEHRDSDKLSPVFTQSRPPPSSNIHRPKPSRPVPGSTSKLGDATKSSMTLDLSSASGCDDSFGGGSNSGNAVIPSDETVFTPVEDKCRLDVNTELNSSIEDLLEASMPSSDTTVTFKSEVAVLSPEKAENDDTYKDDVNHNQKCKEKMEAEEEEALAIAMAMSASQDALPIVPQLQVENGEDIIILQQDTPETLPGHTKAKQPYREDAEWLKGQQIGLGAFSSCYQAQDVGTGTLMAVKQVTYVRNTSSEQEEVVEALREEIRMMGHLNHPNIIRMLGATCEKSNYNLFIEWMAGMCAL